TAACCGTGTCAAAACAACCTGTGTTTCAGGATCTCCAAATCTTGCGTTATATTCTATTACCTTCGGCCCCTCTTTAGTCATAATAATCCCTAAATAGAGTACGCCTTTATACGGCTTTCCTATTGAATGCATACCAAGTACTGTAGGATATAAAATCTTACTTATTATAGCATTTTCAATATCTTTTTTCAATACAGGCGCCGGAGAATAGGCTCCCATACCGCCGGTATTTGGACCTTTGTCGTTATTAAAAACCCTTTTATGGTCTTGAGATGAGACCATGGGGATTGAGGTTAGTCCATCCACAAAACAAAGCAGAGTGGCTTCTTCTCCTTCTAAAAACTCTTCTATAACTACTTTCCCGCCGGCTGAACCGAAGACCTTGTTCCCTAAAATATCTTCCACTGCGGCAACAGCTTCTTGTACTGTCAGAGCTACTATTACTCCCTTTCCTGCTGCCAGACCGTCAGCTTTTATTACAATGGGGGCTCCCTGACTCTTAATATATTTAATCGCTTCCTCTTTTTCAGTGTCATAAAACATCTGGTATTTTGCCGTGGGAATACTAAACTTACGCATGAATTCTTTAGCAAATGATTTACTGGCCTCAATAAGCGCCGCTTCTCTGTTTGGGCCGAATATTTTCAACCCTTCACCCTCAAAGAGGTTTACTATCCCCAGTGAAAGCGGTATTTCCGGTCCGACAACAGTAACATCAATTTTTTCTTTCTTTGCAAAATCAAGAAGCCCTTGAAGATTATCAACCTTAATATCTACGCATTCAGCCAATTCCGCAATACCCGGATTTCCCGGCGCACAGTAGATTTTATCAACCTTAGGACTCTTCTTTAAAGACCATATAATTGCGTGTTCACGACCGCCCGAACCAATAACAAGTATTTTCATAAAAACCCCCTCTTGAAATCAAGCACTAAGATCAAAATTCTAAATCCCAAATAAAATCATTGTACTTATATTAATAATCTTCCTTGTTTAGCGCTTAGTGCTTTAATCTTAGAATTTGC
The window above is part of the Candidatus Firestonebacteria bacterium RIFOXYD2_FULL_39_29 genome. Proteins encoded here:
- a CDS encoding phosphoribosylamine--glycine ligase; this translates as MKILVIGSGGREHAIIWSLKKSPKVDKIYCAPGNPGIAELAECVDIKVDNLQGLLDFAKKEKIDVTVVGPEIPLSLGIVNLFEGEGLKIFGPNREAALIEASKSFAKEFMRKFSIPTAKYQMFYDTEKEEAIKYIKSQGAPIVIKADGLAAGKGVIVALTVQEAVAAVEDILGNKVFGSAGGKVVIEEFLEGEEATLLCFVDGLTSIPMVSSQDHKRVFNNDKGPNTGGMGAYSPAPVLKKDIENAIISKILYPTVLGMHSIGKPYKGVLYLGIIMTKEGPKVIEYNARFGDPETQVVLTRLKTDLLDIILAVIDGKLDKIEVEWDSKPTVCIVMASGGYPGKYENGKIITGIKEAENLGDVVVFHAGTDSKNNQVVTNGGRVLGVTASGNDLRQAVDKAYKAVSLINFEKAHYRNDIARRAFERND